A genomic stretch from Aminobacter aminovorans includes:
- a CDS encoding dihydroorotase, with protein sequence MSITVFQRARVVDPSRGIDETGTVIVDGKKIVAAGADGLNQGIPGGAEVIDCTGKAIIPGLIDGRVFIGEPGGEHRETIASASIAAAAGGVTSVVMMPDTDPVIDNVALVEFVLRTAKETASVNIFPAAAITKGLDGHEMTEFGLLREAGAVAFTDGRHTIASSMVMRRALTYARDFDAVIAHETQDADLASSGVMNEGLYASWLGLSGIPREAETIPLERDLALARLTRGHYHAAKISTAMAANAVARAKTDGARVTAGVSINSLSLNENDVGEYRTFFRLAPPLRAEEDRIAMVEALKDGTIDLIVSSHDPQDVDTKRLPFADAAVGAIGLETLLAVALRLHHNDEVPLLRIIEALSTAPAKLFGLPGGTLKPGALADLALVDLGEPWLVREADIRSRSKNTCFEGARLQGKVLKTLVGGRTVFSA encoded by the coding sequence ATGAGCATCACGGTTTTCCAGCGCGCCCGCGTCGTTGACCCTTCGCGCGGCATCGATGAGACCGGCACCGTCATCGTCGACGGCAAGAAGATCGTCGCCGCAGGCGCAGACGGGCTCAACCAGGGCATACCAGGCGGCGCCGAGGTCATCGACTGCACTGGTAAGGCGATCATTCCCGGCCTGATCGACGGCCGCGTCTTCATCGGCGAACCCGGCGGCGAACACCGCGAGACGATTGCCTCGGCAAGCATCGCCGCTGCAGCCGGCGGCGTCACGTCAGTCGTCATGATGCCCGACACCGACCCGGTCATCGACAACGTAGCGCTTGTCGAGTTCGTCCTGCGCACCGCCAAGGAAACCGCATCCGTCAACATCTTCCCGGCAGCGGCCATCACCAAGGGGCTCGACGGCCATGAGATGACCGAGTTCGGCCTGCTGCGGGAAGCCGGTGCCGTCGCCTTCACCGACGGACGCCACACCATCGCCAGTTCGATGGTGATGCGCCGGGCGCTGACCTATGCCCGCGACTTCGACGCGGTGATCGCGCATGAGACGCAGGACGCCGACCTCGCCTCGTCGGGCGTGATGAACGAGGGCCTTTATGCCAGCTGGCTCGGTCTATCAGGCATTCCGCGCGAGGCCGAGACCATCCCGCTCGAACGCGACCTGGCGCTCGCCCGCCTCACCCGCGGCCATTATCACGCCGCCAAGATCTCGACCGCGATGGCGGCAAATGCCGTTGCTCGCGCCAAGACCGACGGCGCCAGGGTGACCGCGGGCGTCTCGATCAACAGCCTGTCGCTCAACGAAAACGACGTCGGCGAATACCGCACCTTCTTCCGGCTGGCGCCACCGTTGCGCGCCGAAGAGGACCGCATTGCCATGGTCGAAGCGCTGAAGGACGGCACCATCGATCTGATCGTCTCTTCGCACGATCCGCAGGACGTCGACACCAAGCGCCTGCCCTTCGCCGATGCAGCCGTCGGCGCGATCGGGCTGGAGACGCTGCTGGCCGTGGCATTGCGCCTGCATCATAATGACGAAGTACCGCTGCTGCGCATCATCGAAGCGCTCTCGACTGCTCCGGCAAAACTGTTCGGCCTGCCCGGCGGCACGCTTAAGCCCGGCGCCTTGGCGGATCTGGCGCTTGTCGACCTCGGCGAGCC
- a CDS encoding aspartate carbamoyltransferase catalytic subunit: MTDLSSLPPYPHRHLLGIRDLSPFDIEILLDRADAAVSISRQSEKKTSTLRGRTQINLFYEASTRTQSSFELAGKRLGADVMNMSVASSSVKKGETLIDTAMTLNAMRPDILIIRHQSAGAAALLAQKVGCSVVNAGDGAHEHPTQALLDALTIRRAKGRIAHLTVAICGDILHSRVARSNILLLNALGARIKVVAPSTLLPSGIAQMGVEVTQSMAEGLKDADVVMMLRLQRERMAGAFVPSVREYFRYYGLDAEKLKAAKPDALVMHPGPMNRGVEIASEIADGPQSVIQEQVEMGVAVRMAVMEALLDPRRNRDGKNA; this comes from the coding sequence ATGACAGACCTATCGTCCCTGCCGCCCTACCCGCACCGCCATCTTCTTGGCATCCGCGACCTTTCTCCATTCGACATCGAAATCTTGCTCGACCGCGCCGACGCGGCCGTCTCGATTTCGCGTCAGTCGGAGAAAAAGACCTCAACGCTGCGCGGCAGAACGCAGATCAACCTGTTCTACGAAGCCTCGACGCGAACCCAGTCTTCCTTCGAACTCGCCGGAAAGCGCCTCGGCGCCGACGTCATGAACATGTCGGTGGCAAGCTCTTCGGTGAAGAAGGGCGAAACGCTGATCGACACGGCGATGACGCTGAACGCGATGCGGCCCGACATTCTGATCATTCGCCACCAGTCGGCAGGTGCCGCGGCCCTGCTGGCGCAAAAGGTCGGCTGCTCGGTGGTCAATGCCGGCGACGGCGCCCACGAGCACCCGACGCAGGCGCTGCTCGACGCACTGACCATCCGCCGCGCCAAGGGCCGCATTGCTCATCTTACGGTGGCGATCTGCGGCGACATCCTGCATTCGCGCGTCGCCCGCTCCAACATCCTGCTGCTCAATGCGCTCGGCGCCCGCATCAAGGTCGTGGCGCCTTCGACATTGCTGCCTTCCGGCATCGCCCAGATGGGCGTCGAGGTGACACAATCGATGGCCGAGGGCCTGAAGGACGCCGACGTCGTCATGATGCTGCGCCTGCAGCGCGAACGCATGGCCGGCGCATTCGTCCCTTCGGTACGCGAGTATTTCCGCTATTACGGCCTCGACGCCGAAAAGCTGAAGGCGGCCAAGCCAGACGCGCTGGTGATGCACCCCGGCCCGATGAACCGCGGCGTGGAAATCGCCTCGGAGATCGCCGACGGCCCGCAGAGCGTCATCCAGGAACAGGTGGAAATGGGCGTCGCCGTGCGCATGGCGGTGATGGAAGCGCTGCTCGACCCGCGCCGCAATCGCGACGGAAAGAACGCATGA